A window of the Streptomyces sp. JB150 genome harbors these coding sequences:
- a CDS encoding glycosyltransferase family 1 protein has translation MRVVIVTESFPPDVNGVAHCALQTARHLVDRGHAPLVVAPAPAPGQRPDALAPCPVVHVPSLPLPGYPQVRVALPSRRLTAALIEHRADLVHLASPFVLGVRGMAAAARLGIPAVAVYQTDLAGYARTYMGAGEAAAWRRIRAVHTAADRTLAPSTASLRDLQAHGVPRVRLWPRGVDTVRFRPDRRDEAVRRELAPNGELIVGYVGRLAPEKHVELLARACALPGVRVVVVGDGPSRPGLEQALPGAVFLGRRTGDDLARIFASLDVFAHTGPFETFCQTVQEAMASGVPVVAPATGGPLDLVGHGRNGLLVPPRDPDALRDAVAALAAAPALRAAYGAAARDAVEGRTWAAVGDRLIEHYEDVLAARKAVLAA, from the coding sequence ATGCGTGTCGTCATCGTGACCGAATCCTTTCCCCCCGATGTGAACGGCGTGGCCCACTGCGCGCTCCAGACCGCCCGGCACCTCGTCGACCGCGGTCACGCGCCCCTCGTCGTCGCACCGGCTCCCGCTCCCGGACAGCGGCCCGACGCCCTCGCACCGTGCCCCGTCGTCCACGTCCCCTCCCTGCCGCTCCCCGGCTACCCGCAGGTCCGGGTCGCGCTGCCCAGCCGGCGCCTGACCGCCGCGCTGATCGAGCACCGCGCGGACCTCGTCCACCTGGCCAGCCCCTTCGTGCTCGGCGTACGCGGCATGGCCGCCGCCGCCCGGCTCGGCATCCCCGCCGTGGCCGTCTACCAGACCGACCTGGCCGGATACGCCCGCACCTACATGGGCGCCGGCGAGGCCGCGGCCTGGCGGCGCATCCGCGCGGTGCACACCGCCGCCGACCGCACCCTCGCACCGTCCACCGCCTCCCTGCGCGACCTTCAGGCGCACGGCGTGCCCCGGGTACGGCTGTGGCCGCGCGGGGTCGACACCGTACGTTTCCGGCCGGACCGGCGGGACGAGGCGGTGCGCCGCGAGCTGGCCCCGAACGGTGAGCTGATCGTCGGGTACGTCGGTCGGCTCGCCCCCGAGAAGCACGTCGAACTGCTCGCCCGGGCCTGCGCGCTGCCGGGCGTGCGGGTGGTGGTCGTCGGGGACGGGCCCAGCCGGCCCGGCCTGGAGCAGGCGCTGCCCGGCGCGGTGTTCCTGGGCCGCCGTACCGGCGACGACCTCGCCCGGATCTTCGCCTCGCTCGACGTGTTCGCGCACACCGGCCCCTTCGAGACCTTCTGCCAGACCGTGCAGGAGGCCATGGCGAGCGGGGTGCCCGTCGTCGCGCCCGCCACGGGCGGGCCACTGGACCTGGTCGGCCACGGCCGGAATGGACTGCTCGTCCCGCCGCGCGACCCGGACGCCCTGCGGGACGCGGTGGCTGCCCTCGCCGCCGCTCCCGCCCTGCGCGCCGCGTACGGGGCCGCCGCGCGGGACGCCGTCGAGGGCCGCACCTGGGCGGCCGTCGGCGACCGGCTGATCGAGCACTACGAGGACGTGCTCGCCGCGCGGAAGGCGGTGCTGGCGGCATGA
- a CDS encoding biotin-dependent carboxyltransferase family protein → MTDRALAVVRAGALTTVQDLGRPGYAHLGVPRSGALDAPAAALVNRLVGNRRAAAVLETTLTGCALRPRCAVTVAVGGAPCAVTVDGRPAAWGAPVRVPAGALLDVGPARAGVRSYVAVSGGVAVEPVLGSRSTDLLSGLGPVPLTDGAVLPLGTPGAPHARVDTAPQPAPPAELVLRVTLGPRDDWFTRRALGDFTSRAYRVSASSNRIGLRTEGPALERARPGELPSEGMVLGAVQVPPDGRPVVFLADHPTTGGYPVIAVVHPADLPAAAQALPGTPVRFVAVRRR, encoded by the coding sequence ATGACCGACCGCGCCCTCGCCGTCGTCCGCGCCGGAGCCCTGACCACCGTGCAGGACCTCGGCCGCCCCGGATACGCCCACCTCGGCGTACCGCGCTCCGGGGCGCTCGACGCGCCCGCGGCGGCCCTGGTGAACCGGCTGGTGGGCAACCGGCGGGCGGCGGCCGTGCTGGAGACGACGCTCACCGGGTGCGCGCTGCGCCCCCGCTGCGCCGTCACCGTCGCGGTCGGCGGCGCCCCCTGCGCGGTGACCGTCGACGGGCGGCCGGCGGCCTGGGGCGCCCCGGTACGGGTACCCGCCGGGGCGCTGCTCGACGTGGGCCCGGCCCGCGCGGGCGTCCGCAGTTACGTCGCCGTTTCCGGGGGCGTCGCCGTCGAGCCGGTGCTCGGCAGCCGCTCCACGGACCTGCTGTCGGGCCTGGGTCCGGTGCCGCTGACGGACGGGGCGGTACTGCCCCTGGGCACGCCCGGTGCGCCCCACGCGCGCGTGGACACCGCTCCGCAGCCCGCCCCGCCCGCCGAGCTGGTGCTGCGGGTGACGCTCGGCCCCCGCGACGACTGGTTCACCCGGCGGGCCCTGGGCGACTTCACGTCCCGCGCGTACCGGGTGTCGGCGTCGAGCAACCGCATCGGCCTCCGCACGGAGGGCCCCGCCCTGGAACGGGCCCGGCCCGGTGAACTGCCCAGCGAGGGCATGGTGCTGGGCGCGGTCCAGGTCCCGCCGGACGGCCGCCCGGTGGTCTTCCTCGCCGACCACCCGACCACCGGCGGCTATCCGGTGATCGCGGTCGTCCACCCCGCCGACCTGCCGGCGGCCGCCCAGGCCCTGCCGGGAACACCGGTCCGCTTCGTGGCGGTACGCCGGCGGTGA
- a CDS encoding glycosyltransferase: protein MTTPRGTDGPLRIVRLANFVTPASGGLRTALRELGKGFRAAGHEPVLIVPGERHTDRDTEQGRVITLPGPLLPGTGGYRVLTDRRRVAALLEDLAPDRLEVSDRTTLRWTGRWARRARVPAVMVSHETADGVLRTWGLPEAAARRAADALNVRTAHAYSRVVCTTEFAEREFVRIGARNVVRAPLGVDLTSRHPSLRDAGIRGLHARVDQDLLVMCSRLSVEKRPGTALDALAELRRRGRRAVLVVAGDGPLRGRLEQRARERNLPVAFLGHVSEPRLLAALQASADVCLAPGPAETFGLAALEAMACGTPVAVSASSALPEVVGAAGAVAADTGEGFADAVEALLARPERERREAARARAELFGWDAAVAAFLAAHDATAPSRPVRAPGADAAPRGESGQGERARTGTGVPRHGVGVAEGAAG, encoded by the coding sequence ATGACCACCCCACGCGGGACGGACGGCCCGCTGCGGATCGTCCGGCTGGCCAACTTCGTCACACCCGCCTCCGGGGGCCTGCGCACCGCCCTGCGCGAGCTGGGCAAGGGCTTCCGGGCGGCCGGACACGAACCCGTGCTGATCGTGCCGGGCGAGCGGCACACCGACCGGGACACCGAGCAGGGCCGCGTCATCACCCTGCCCGGTCCGCTGCTGCCCGGCACCGGCGGCTACCGCGTCCTCACCGACCGGCGCCGCGTCGCCGCCCTCCTGGAGGACCTGGCACCCGACCGCCTGGAGGTCTCCGACCGGACGACCCTGCGCTGGACCGGCCGGTGGGCGCGGCGCGCGCGGGTGCCCGCCGTGATGGTCTCCCACGAGACCGCCGACGGGGTGCTGCGCACCTGGGGGCTGCCCGAGGCGGCGGCCCGGCGCGCGGCCGACGCGCTCAACGTGCGCACCGCGCACGCGTACTCCCGCGTCGTGTGCACGACGGAGTTCGCCGAGCGGGAGTTCGTGCGGATCGGCGCCCGCAACGTCGTACGGGCGCCGCTGGGCGTCGACCTGACGAGCCGCCACCCCTCGCTGCGTGACGCGGGGATACGCGGCCTCCACGCGCGCGTGGACCAGGACCTGCTGGTGATGTGCTCGCGGCTGTCCGTGGAGAAGCGGCCCGGCACCGCGCTGGACGCCCTGGCCGAGCTGCGGCGGCGGGGCAGGCGGGCGGTGCTGGTGGTCGCCGGGGACGGGCCGCTGCGGGGGCGGCTGGAACAGCGCGCACGCGAGCGGAATCTGCCGGTGGCCTTCCTCGGGCACGTCTCCGAACCAAGGCTGCTGGCCGCGCTCCAGGCCAGTGCCGACGTGTGCCTGGCGCCGGGGCCCGCGGAGACGTTCGGGCTGGCCGCCCTGGAGGCGATGGCCTGCGGCACGCCGGTCGCGGTGAGCGCGTCGTCGGCGCTGCCCGAGGTCGTCGGAGCCGCCGGCGCCGTCGCGGCGGACACCGGGGAGGGTTTCGCGGACGCCGTCGAGGCGCTGCTGGCGCGGCCCGAGCGGGAGCGGCGGGAGGCAGCACGCGCGCGTGCGGAGCTGTTCGGCTGGGACGCGGCGGTGGCGGCGTTCCTCGCCGCGCACGACGCGACGGCACCCAGCCGTCCGGTCCGGGCCCCGGGCGCCGACGCCGCCCCGCGCGGGGAGAGCGGGCAGGGCGAACGAGCCCGGACGGGCACCGGGGTCCCGCGGCACGGGGTGGGGGTCGCCGAGGGGGCTGCCGGATGA
- a CDS encoding putative hydro-lyase gives MTRPPVGSDPLAAPAGDDRPLTVVDAHAHAWTPREARARIRAGLTGPTAGVAAGHTQANLIAVPADWAYDMLLFCQRNPKPCPVLDVTDAGSWTTVLADGADLRTDLPRYRVWEHGELVDEPVDVRAHWREDLVSFLIGCSFTFEGALTAAGVPMRHVEQGRNVPMYVTSRPCRPAGRLHGPMVVSMRPVPPRHLETAIRETSLLPAVHGSPVHCGDASALGIADLSRPDFGEPVTAEPDDIPVFWACGVTPQAAVMASRPPFAITHAPGRMLLTDARDEQYRVA, from the coding sequence ATGACCCGCCCGCCCGTCGGGAGCGACCCGCTCGCCGCGCCCGCCGGCGACGACCGCCCCTTGACCGTCGTCGACGCGCACGCGCACGCGTGGACCCCCCGTGAGGCCCGGGCCCGCATCCGCGCGGGGCTCACCGGCCCCACCGCGGGCGTCGCGGCGGGCCACACCCAGGCGAACCTCATCGCGGTGCCCGCGGACTGGGCGTACGACATGCTGCTGTTCTGCCAGCGCAACCCCAAGCCCTGCCCGGTGCTCGACGTGACCGACGCGGGCTCCTGGACCACAGTCCTCGCGGACGGCGCGGACCTGCGCACCGACCTGCCGCGCTACCGGGTCTGGGAGCACGGCGAGCTGGTGGACGAGCCGGTGGACGTGCGCGCGCACTGGCGCGAGGACCTGGTGTCGTTCCTGATCGGGTGCAGCTTCACCTTCGAGGGGGCGCTGACCGCGGCGGGCGTCCCGATGCGCCACGTCGAGCAGGGCCGCAACGTCCCGATGTACGTCACCAGCCGCCCCTGCCGGCCCGCCGGACGGCTGCACGGGCCGATGGTGGTGTCCATGCGCCCGGTCCCGCCGCGCCACCTGGAGACGGCCATCCGGGAGACCAGCCTGCTCCCGGCCGTGCACGGCAGCCCCGTACACTGCGGCGACGCGTCGGCGCTCGGCATCGCCGACCTCAGCCGGCCCGACTTCGGCGAGCCGGTGACGGCCGAACCGGACGACATCCCGGTGTTCTGGGCCTGCGGCGTGACCCCGCAGGCCGCCGTGATGGCCTCCCGCCCGCCGTTCGCGATCACCCACGCGCCGGGCCGGATGCTCCTCACCGACGCCCGCGACGAGCAGTACCGCGTGGCGTGA
- a CDS encoding 5-oxoprolinase subunit PxpA codes for MTAIDLNADLGEGFGRWRLTDDEQLLTVVTSANVACGFHAGDAVTMRRVCELAVARGVTIGAQVSYRDLAGFGRRAMDVPPAELAAEVAYQIGALEVFARAAGSRVAYVKPHGALYNRVVRDERQAAAVVEGVLLAGGSLPVLGLPGSQLLELAGKAGLPAVPEAFADRAYTEEGTLVPRGQDGAVVTDPEAVEERSVGIARSGTVTSLAGTPVGVRARSLCLHGDTPGAVELARRVRRRLEAAGVRVEAFA; via the coding sequence ATGACCGCGATCGATCTGAACGCCGACCTCGGCGAGGGCTTCGGCCGCTGGCGGCTGACCGACGACGAGCAGCTCCTGACCGTCGTCACCAGCGCCAACGTGGCCTGCGGCTTCCACGCGGGGGACGCGGTCACCATGCGCCGGGTGTGCGAACTGGCGGTGGCGCGGGGGGTGACGATCGGCGCACAGGTGTCCTACCGGGACCTGGCCGGGTTCGGGCGGCGCGCGATGGACGTGCCGCCCGCCGAGCTGGCGGCCGAGGTGGCCTACCAGATCGGCGCCCTGGAGGTCTTCGCGCGCGCGGCGGGCTCCCGCGTGGCCTACGTCAAGCCGCACGGCGCCCTGTACAACCGCGTGGTGCGCGACGAGCGTCAGGCAGCCGCCGTCGTCGAGGGGGTGCTGCTGGCGGGCGGCTCGCTCCCCGTGCTGGGCCTGCCCGGGTCGCAGCTGCTGGAGCTGGCCGGGAAGGCGGGACTCCCCGCGGTGCCGGAGGCGTTCGCGGACCGCGCGTACACCGAGGAGGGCACGCTGGTGCCGCGCGGGCAGGACGGCGCCGTGGTCACCGACCCGGAGGCCGTCGAGGAACGGTCGGTCGGCATCGCCCGCTCCGGCACGGTCACCTCCCTGGCCGGCACCCCGGTCGGGGTCCGCGCGCGGTCGCTGTGCCTGCACGGGGACACCCCCGGCGCGGTCGAGCTGGCCCGGCGGGTGCGGCGGCGCCTGGAGGCCGCGGGTGTGCGGGTGGAGGCCTTCGCATGA
- a CDS encoding SGNH/GDSL hydrolase family protein: MRPLTFVALGDSLTEGVGDPAGNGWRGWAALLAAGLSPQPVRFTNLAVSGAQTRDVLETQLPAGLALRPDLVSVVVGVNDTLRRTFDIQAVAARLDEVYGAFAGQGAALLTACLPDPGTMLGLPGALARPLARRQRAVNTVVHALSERYGAVHLHACEGDWLRDRALWSADRLHPGERGHRQFAVRCHALLARAGLATGTPPSPEPNSPAPTRAAALWWLATAGTGWVARRCTDLLPQLLRLAADEIHHHARGTSARLDLRATHAVTAALAALPVGEGREAA; encoded by the coding sequence ATGAGACCCCTGACGTTCGTCGCCCTCGGCGACTCGCTGACGGAAGGAGTGGGCGACCCCGCCGGGAACGGATGGCGCGGCTGGGCCGCGCTGCTCGCCGCCGGGCTCTCCCCGCAGCCCGTGCGGTTCACCAACCTCGCGGTCAGCGGGGCGCAGACCCGGGACGTCCTGGAGACCCAGCTGCCCGCCGGGCTCGCCCTGCGGCCGGACCTCGTGTCCGTCGTCGTGGGCGTCAACGACACGCTGCGCCGCACCTTCGACATCCAGGCCGTCGCCGCCCGCCTCGACGAGGTCTACGGCGCCTTCGCCGGGCAGGGCGCGGCACTGCTCACCGCCTGTCTGCCCGACCCCGGCACCATGCTGGGCCTGCCGGGCGCCCTGGCCCGCCCCCTCGCCCGGCGGCAGCGGGCGGTCAACACCGTGGTCCACGCGCTGTCCGAGCGGTACGGGGCCGTGCACCTGCACGCCTGCGAGGGGGACTGGCTGCGGGACCGGGCCCTGTGGAGCGCGGACCGGCTGCATCCGGGCGAGCGCGGCCACCGGCAGTTCGCCGTGCGCTGCCACGCCCTGCTGGCCCGGGCCGGCCTCGCCACCGGGACCCCGCCCTCGCCGGAACCAAACTCCCCGGCGCCGACCAGAGCGGCGGCCCTGTGGTGGCTGGCCACGGCGGGCACCGGCTGGGTGGCCCGCCGCTGCACCGACCTCCTGCCCCAGCTGCTCCGCCTCGCCGCCGACGAGATCCACCACCACGCGCGCGGCACGAGCGCCCGCCTGGACCTGCGAGCCACCCACGCGGTGACCGCGGCGCTTGCCGCGTTGCCGGTGGGGGAGGGGAGGGAGGCGGCGTAG
- a CDS encoding MFS transporter has product MSTTPPPKAVTGQTPRPVTGEHPGDDGPLGWLRALGPRGRRAFAGAFGGYALDSYDYFTLPLSMVALAAYFGLDSGQTGLFTTVTLVVSAVGGALAGVLADRIGRVKALMITVITYAVFTVACGFAPNYETLLVFRALQGLGFGGEWAVGAILVAEYASAKHRGRTLGAIQSSWAVGWGLAVIVYTLVFSVLDDGLAWRVMFWTGALPALLVVWMRRRVQDAPQAVAVREHTPAKGSFTAIFEPGLRRTTVFAVLLSTGVQGGYYTLATWVPTYLKTERDLSVVGTGGYLTFLISGAFTGYLTGGYLTDRLGRRRNIWLFALLSAVCILAYANIPSGADSLLLVLGFPLGFCMSAIFSGFGSFLSELYPTAVRGTGQGFTYNTGRAVGAVFPTTVGFLADSWGVGGALVFGALGYGLAALALLGLPETRGKELT; this is encoded by the coding sequence ATGAGCACGACCCCTCCACCGAAGGCCGTGACCGGCCAGACGCCCCGCCCCGTCACCGGTGAACACCCTGGCGATGACGGCCCGTTGGGCTGGCTGCGCGCGCTCGGTCCGCGCGGCCGGCGCGCGTTCGCCGGGGCGTTCGGCGGCTACGCCCTGGACTCCTACGACTACTTCACCCTGCCGCTGAGCATGGTCGCGCTGGCCGCGTACTTCGGCCTGGACAGCGGCCAGACCGGCCTGTTCACCACGGTCACGCTCGTCGTCTCGGCCGTCGGCGGCGCCCTCGCGGGCGTGCTGGCGGACCGGATCGGCCGCGTCAAGGCCCTGATGATCACGGTGATCACGTACGCCGTGTTCACGGTGGCCTGCGGATTCGCCCCCAACTACGAGACGCTGCTGGTCTTCCGCGCCCTTCAGGGACTCGGCTTCGGCGGCGAGTGGGCGGTCGGCGCCATCCTGGTCGCCGAGTACGCGAGCGCGAAGCACCGCGGCCGCACCCTGGGCGCCATCCAGAGCTCGTGGGCGGTCGGCTGGGGCCTCGCGGTGATCGTCTACACGCTGGTCTTCTCCGTCCTCGACGACGGCCTGGCCTGGCGGGTGATGTTCTGGACCGGCGCGCTGCCCGCGCTGCTGGTGGTGTGGATGCGGCGCCGGGTGCAGGACGCCCCGCAGGCCGTCGCCGTACGCGAACACACCCCGGCCAAGGGCTCCTTCACCGCCATCTTCGAGCCGGGCCTGCGGCGCACCACGGTCTTCGCGGTGCTGCTGTCCACCGGCGTCCAGGGCGGCTACTACACCCTCGCCACGTGGGTGCCGACCTACCTCAAGACGGAACGCGACCTGTCGGTTGTCGGCACCGGCGGCTACCTGACGTTCCTCATCTCCGGCGCGTTCACCGGGTATCTGACGGGGGGTTACCTCACGGACCGGCTGGGCCGGCGGCGCAACATCTGGCTGTTCGCCCTGCTGTCGGCGGTGTGCATCCTGGCGTACGCGAACATCCCCAGTGGCGCCGACTCCCTGCTGCTGGTGCTCGGTTTCCCGCTCGGGTTCTGCATGTCGGCGATCTTCAGCGGCTTCGGGTCCTTCCTCAGCGAGCTGTACCCGACGGCCGTGCGCGGCACCGGGCAGGGGTTCACCTACAACACCGGCCGCGCGGTGGGCGCGGTCTTCCCCACGACGGTCGGCTTCCTCGCCGACAGCTGGGGCGTGGGCGGCGCGCTGGTCTTCGGCGCGCTCGGCTACGGCCTCGCCGCGCTGGCCCTGCTCGGACTGCCCGAGACCCGCGGAAAGGAACTCACATGA
- the pxpB gene encoding 5-oxoprolinase subunit PxpB: MRVLPVGTGALLVEVDSGEQAQALHAELLRRRAEGSLTVREIVPAARTVLLDGLTDPGRVASDLAAADVPPAPPLPETVVEIPVRYDGPDLADVAAHWGVSPEEVARVHAAIEFRVAFCGFAPGFGYLTGLPPRYDVPRRATPRTAVPAGSVALAGPYTGVYPRSSPGGWQLIGTTDAVLWDPAREPAALLAPGTRVRFVPEAEVAAR, encoded by the coding sequence ATGAGGGTGCTGCCCGTCGGGACCGGCGCGTTGCTCGTCGAGGTGGACTCGGGCGAGCAGGCGCAGGCGCTCCACGCGGAGCTGCTGCGCCGCCGCGCGGAGGGCTCGCTGACGGTGCGGGAGATCGTGCCCGCCGCGCGGACGGTCCTCCTCGACGGCCTGACCGACCCGGGCCGGGTGGCCTCGGACCTGGCCGCCGCCGACGTGCCGCCCGCGCCGCCGCTCCCGGAGACGGTCGTGGAGATCCCGGTGCGCTACGACGGACCCGACCTGGCAGACGTCGCCGCACACTGGGGGGTGTCCCCCGAGGAGGTCGCCCGCGTCCACGCGGCAATCGAGTTCCGGGTCGCCTTCTGCGGCTTCGCCCCCGGCTTCGGTTACCTCACCGGGCTGCCGCCGCGCTACGACGTCCCGCGCCGGGCCACCCCGCGCACCGCGGTGCCCGCGGGCTCGGTGGCACTGGCGGGGCCGTACACCGGCGTCTATCCGAGGTCGTCGCCCGGCGGCTGGCAGCTGATCGGCACCACGGACGCCGTGCTGTGGGACCCCGCGCGGGAACCGGCCGCGCTGCTCGCCCCGGGCACGCGGGTGCGTTTCGTGCCGGAGGCGGAGGTGGCCGCCCGATGA
- a CDS encoding GntR family transcriptional regulator: MAEQLTDLADDRALLGRTSTAERVSDILRSRIADGYFPPGTRLSEESIGGALGVSRNTLREAFRLLTHERLLVHELNRGVFVRVLTVEDVEDIYRTRRLVECAVVRGLGEPPYAVDALAAAVEAGRRAAREGDWKAVGTANIHFHRELVALSGSERTDELMRSVFAELRLAFHVVDEPQQLHEPYIARNVQILKALQAGDPARAEHLLAGYLDDSLERVVEVYRRRVGTDGTDDRF, from the coding sequence ATGGCAGAGCAGTTGACGGACCTCGCCGACGACCGCGCGCTCCTCGGGCGCACCAGCACCGCGGAGCGGGTCTCGGACATCCTCCGCAGCCGGATCGCCGACGGGTACTTCCCGCCGGGCACCCGGCTGTCGGAGGAGAGCATCGGCGGCGCGCTCGGGGTCTCCCGCAACACCCTGCGCGAGGCGTTCCGGCTGCTCACGCACGAACGGCTGCTCGTCCACGAGCTGAACCGCGGCGTCTTCGTGCGGGTTCTGACCGTCGAGGACGTCGAGGACATCTACCGCACCCGCCGGCTCGTCGAGTGCGCCGTCGTCCGGGGGCTGGGCGAGCCGCCGTACGCCGTCGACGCGCTCGCCGCGGCCGTCGAGGCGGGCCGGCGGGCCGCGCGCGAAGGCGACTGGAAGGCGGTGGGCACGGCCAACATCCACTTCCACCGGGAGCTGGTCGCGCTCTCCGGCAGCGAGCGCACCGACGAGCTCATGCGCAGCGTCTTCGCCGAACTGCGCCTCGCGTTCCACGTCGTGGACGAGCCGCAGCAACTGCACGAACCGTACATCGCGCGAAATGTCCAGATCCTAAAGGCCCTTCAGGCGGGCGACCCCGCCCGCGCCGAGCACCTGCTCGCGGGCTACCTCGACGACTCCCTGGAACGCGTGGTGGAGGTCTACCGGCGCCGGGTCGGCACGGACGGTACGGACGACCGCTTCTGA